The Mycobacterium seoulense genomic interval CGACATTGCCGCAGTCGGCGAGCAGTGCCGCCACATGCGCCAGCCGGCGCAGGTTCTCGGCCCGGTCGGCCATGCTGAAGCCCAAGTCGGCGTTCAGACCGTGGCGCAGGTTGTCACCGTCGAGAACATAAGCGGGAGTTCCCTTTTCGAGTAACATCTGCTCGACCAGCATGGCCACCGAGGACTTGCCCGAACCGGACAGGCCGGTGAACCATACGGTCCTGCCCCGCGGCCGGGCCTCGGCCACGGCCGACGACTTGTGCCGCACGGTGTTCGGGCTTGCGGCCTGCACCGACACGTCGCGCAGCACCATGCCCGCCGCAACGGTGCCGTTGGTGTGCGGGTCAATCAGGATGAACGAGCCGGTGCTGGCGTTGCGGGTGTACTCGTCGAGCAGCAGCGGAACCTGAGTGCGCAGCGAGATGCGGCCAAGTTCGTTGAGCTGCAACGCCGTTGCAGCCTTGTCCCGATGCAGGGTGTTGACGTCCAACCGGTAGTCCAGCCCGGTCACCCGCACGCGGGTGGTGCGGGTGGTGTGCTTGATGACGTACTCGCGGCCGGGCTCCAGCGTCGCGTCGTCGGCCATCCAGCACACGGTCGCATCGAATTCCTGCGCCACCCGGGGCTGGTTGTTGGAGCGTGCGATGAGATCACCGCGCGAGATATCGATGTGGTCGGCAAGGCTGATCGAGACGGCCATCGGCGGAAAGGCTTCTTGGACTGGGCCGTTCGGGCCGTCGATCGCGGTGATCTTGGTGGTTTTGCCGATCGGCAGGACGACGACCTCGTCGCCCGGGCGCATCACACCGCTGGCCACGGTGCCGGCATAGCTGCGATGGTCTTGGTGCTCGCGGGTGTGCGGCCGGATGACGTACTGCACCGGGAACCGCACGTCGACCAGGTTGCGGTCACCGGCGATGTAGACCTCCTCCAGGTGCGACAACAGCGCGGGGCCCTCGTACCAGGGCGTCTGGTCGGACTTGGTGACCACGTTGTCGCCGTGCAAGGCGGAAATCGGGATGGTGGCCACGTCGTGCACATCCAACCGCGCGGCGAAGGCGTGGAATTCGTCGCGGATTGCCTCGAATTTCTCTCTGTCCCAGCCGATCAGGTCCATCTTGTTGACGGCGAGCACGATGTGCTGGATCCCCAGCAACGAGGCCAGGAAGGCGTGCCGGCGCGACTGCTCCAGCAGGCCGTGCCGAGCATCGACGAGCACGATCACCAGTTGGGCGGTCGACGCGCCGGTCACCATGTTGCGGGTGTACTGGATGTGACCCGGCGTGTCGGCGATGATGAATTTCCGCTTGGGAGTGGCGAAATAGCGGTAGGCGACGTCGATCGTGATGCCCTGTTCGCGTTCGGCGCGCAAGCCGTCGGTCACCAGCGCCAGGTCGGTGTAGTCGTGGCCGCGCTCTTTGGACGTCTGCTCCACCGCGGCCCACTGGTCCTCCATGACGGCCTTGGAGTCATAGAGCAGACGCCCGATCAGCGTGGACTTGCCGTCGTCGACCGAGCCCGCGGTCGCGAGGCGAAGCAGCGTCGTGGGTGTGGCCATCAGAAATACCCCTGCCGTTTGCGGTCTTCCATGCCGGCTTCCGAGATTCGGTCGTCGGCCCTGGTGGCGCCCCGTTCGGTCAACCGCGAAACCGCGGTCTCGGCGATCACCTCCTCGACCGTGGTGGCCTCCGATTCCACGCATCCGGTGCAGGTGACGTCCCCGACCGTGCGGAAACGCACCGTCGCCTCGAACACCGGCTCGTCGTCGCGCGGTTGCATGTGCCGGTCGACCGCCAGCAGCATGCCGTCGCGGCGAAACACCTTGCGCCGGTGGGCGTAATAGATCGAGGGCAGCGCGATGTTCTCCGCGCCGATGTAGGACCAGATGTCGAACTCGGTCCAGTTCGACAGCGGGAAGGCCCGGATGTGCTCGCCCTTGTGGTGCCGGCCGTTGTACAGGTTCCACAGCTCGGGCCGTTGCGCCTTCGGGTCCCACTGGCCGAACTCGTCGCGGAAGCTGAACACCCGCTCCTTGGCGCGGGCCTTCTCCTCATCGCGGCGCGCTCCGCCGAACGCCGCGTCGAACTTGTTCTCCCGGATGGCGCGGAGCAGCGTCACGGTCTGGATCGAGTTGCGTCCCTGCGGCGGCTCGACGACGCGGCCTGCGTCGATGTCCTCCTGAACGGAGGCGACCACCAGGCGCACCCCATGCTCGGCGACCAGCTCATCGCGGGTGGCGATCACCTCGTCGAAGTTGTGGCCGGTGTCGACGTGCATGACCGGGAACGGCAACCGACCGGGCCGGAACGCCCGCAGGGCCAGGTGCAGCATGACGATGGAGTCCTTGCCGCCGGAGAACAGCAGAACGGGCCGCTCGAATTCGGCGGCCACCTCCCGGATGATGTGGATCGCTTCGGCCTCCAGCGAGCGCAGGTGGCTCAACTCGTACTGGCCGGCGGCGGGAGCCGCCTTCAGATCGCTGGTCATGGGTTCCTTGCTGATCTTGGTTGAACTGACCATATTTGGCATATTTGCCATCTATCGAATCAGCTAACCTCACGGGTGTCAAATTCGGGTTCAATATGGTCCGGGCACCAGCGATGGGATGCATAACGTCCGGGGCGACGGCAACCCCTTTTCCCGCTCGGGAACAGTACGAAAGCATGGGCGGATGACTACACCTTCCAAAGCTCCCAGCGGCCGCGACGTCATCTCGCAGTTCCTCCCCCAATCGCCGTTCGTTGCGAAGCTGGGCATTGTTGCCGACCAGCTCGACGGCCACGAGGTCAGGCTGCGGCTGCCCTGGGATCCCTCCAACGTGACGATCGGTGACATGGTCCACGGGGGCGCGATCGCCACACTCGCCGACGTCACCGTCATGGCGGCGGCATGGTGCGGCGCGCAGGCGCCCCCGGAGCTGCGGGGCGTAACCGTCTCGATGGCGTTGGAGTTCATGGCGCCGGCCCGGGCCACCGACGTGATCGGCGTAGGCCGGGTGCTGCGGCGCGGCCGGTCGCTGGTGAACTGCGAGGCGGAGGTCGTCGACGCGCACGGCAGGCTCGTCGCGAAGGCCCTCGCCACCTACAAGGTCGGCTGAACGCTAGACCTTGACTTCCTCGAGCT includes:
- the cysC gene encoding adenylyl-sulfate kinase; this encodes MATPTTLLRLATAGSVDDGKSTLIGRLLYDSKAVMEDQWAAVEQTSKERGHDYTDLALVTDGLRAEREQGITIDVAYRYFATPKRKFIIADTPGHIQYTRNMVTGASTAQLVIVLVDARHGLLEQSRRHAFLASLLGIQHIVLAVNKMDLIGWDREKFEAIRDEFHAFAARLDVHDVATIPISALHGDNVVTKSDQTPWYEGPALLSHLEEVYIAGDRNLVDVRFPVQYVIRPHTREHQDHRSYAGTVASGVMRPGDEVVVLPIGKTTKITAIDGPNGPVQEAFPPMAVSISLADHIDISRGDLIARSNNQPRVAQEFDATVCWMADDATLEPGREYVIKHTTRTTRVRVTGLDYRLDVNTLHRDKAATALQLNELGRISLRTQVPLLLDEYTRNASTGSFILIDPHTNGTVAAGMVLRDVSVQAASPNTVRHKSSAVAEARPRGRTVWFTGLSGSGKSSVAMLVEQMLLEKGTPAYVLDGDNLRHGLNADLGFSMADRAENLRRLAHVAALLADCGNVVLVPAISPLTEQREMARNVHAAAGFDFVEVFCDTPIEECEQRDPKGLYAKARAGEIAHFTGINSPYQPPANPDLRLTPDRTVEEQAQSIVDLLESRG
- the cysD gene encoding sulfate adenylyltransferase subunit CysD translates to MANMPNMVSSTKISKEPMTSDLKAAPAAGQYELSHLRSLEAEAIHIIREVAAEFERPVLLFSGGKDSIVMLHLALRAFRPGRLPFPVMHVDTGHNFDEVIATRDELVAEHGVRLVVASVQEDIDAGRVVEPPQGRNSIQTVTLLRAIRENKFDAAFGGARRDEEKARAKERVFSFRDEFGQWDPKAQRPELWNLYNGRHHKGEHIRAFPLSNWTEFDIWSYIGAENIALPSIYYAHRRKVFRRDGMLLAVDRHMQPRDDEPVFEATVRFRTVGDVTCTGCVESEATTVEEVIAETAVSRLTERGATRADDRISEAGMEDRKRQGYF
- a CDS encoding PaaI family thioesterase; its protein translation is MTTPSKAPSGRDVISQFLPQSPFVAKLGIVADQLDGHEVRLRLPWDPSNVTIGDMVHGGAIATLADVTVMAAAWCGAQAPPELRGVTVSMALEFMAPARATDVIGVGRVLRRGRSLVNCEAEVVDAHGRLVAKALATYKVG